One Bacillales bacterium genomic region harbors:
- a CDS encoding DUF2628 domain-containing protein, which yields MRVNLRNDAGVTKQVKLGFSWTTFFFGFFPALFRGDLKWAAIMFITALAVGVFTFGFGAWIPGIFFSFIYNKIFIKDLLEKGYRPADDGSRNALIGSGIITGENVA from the coding sequence TTGAGAGTAAATTTAAGAAATGATGCAGGAGTAACAAAACAGGTCAAATTGGGGTTTAGCTGGACAACATTCTTTTTTGGTTTTTTCCCAGCGCTATTTCGTGGGGATCTAAAGTGGGCCGCAATTATGTTTATTACTGCACTAGCTGTGGGAGTATTTACATTCGGCTTTGGTGCGTGGATCCCTGGTATTTTCTTCTCGTTTATTTACAACAAAATCTTCATCAAAGATTTACTTGAGAAGGGTTATCGTCCTGCTGATGATGGATCCAGAAACGCATTAATAGGAAGTGGCATAATTACGGGTGAAAATGTTGCATAA
- a CDS encoding tRNA-dihydrouridine synthase: protein MTDNFWHHLPKPFFILAPMEDVTDVVFRHVVSEAARPDAFFTEFTNTESYCHPEVDQSVRGRLTFTEDEQPIVAHIWGDKPELFEKMSIGMAEQGFQGVDINMGCPVANVAPKGKGSGLIRRPDVVADIIQASKAGGLPVSVKTRLGYTEVEEWRGWLKHLLQQDIVNLSIHLRTRKEMSEVAAHWELIPEIKKLRDEVAPDTLLTINGDIPDRQKGLELAEEHGVDGIMIGRGIFHNPFAFEKEPKDHSSEEFIELLRLHLDLYDKYVKEFGPRPFKPLRRFFKVYLRGFRGASQLRHRLMSAESTDEVREVLDQF, encoded by the coding sequence ATGACAGATAACTTTTGGCATCATTTACCGAAACCGTTTTTTATATTGGCGCCGATGGAAGATGTGACGGATGTTGTTTTCCGCCATGTGGTGAGTGAAGCGGCGAGACCGGATGCGTTTTTTACAGAGTTCACCAACACGGAGAGTTATTGTCACCCGGAGGTGGACCAAAGTGTGCGCGGGCGGTTAACTTTTACAGAAGATGAACAGCCGATTGTTGCTCATATTTGGGGCGATAAACCGGAATTGTTCGAGAAAATGAGTATCGGTATGGCGGAACAAGGTTTTCAAGGTGTCGATATCAATATGGGCTGTCCGGTAGCGAATGTAGCACCGAAAGGGAAGGGAAGCGGTCTGATCCGCCGTCCGGATGTGGTTGCAGACATTATACAAGCTTCAAAAGCCGGGGGTTTGCCGGTAAGCGTGAAGACGAGGCTTGGTTATACGGAAGTCGAGGAGTGGCGCGGTTGGCTCAAGCACTTATTGCAGCAAGACATCGTGAATCTCTCAATTCATCTGCGGACAAGAAAAGAAATGAGCGAAGTGGCTGCGCATTGGGAACTGATTCCGGAGATCAAGAAGCTGCGTGATGAGGTAGCACCAGACACACTTCTGACCATTAATGGCGATATTCCGGACCGTCAAAAAGGCTTGGAGCTCGCTGAGGAACATGGTGTGGACGGCATTATGATTGGGCGCGGGATTTTTCATAATCCATTTGCCTTTGAAAAAGAGCCGAAAGACCACAGCAGCGAGGAATTTATTGAGCTTTTACGGTTACATCTTGACCTTTATGATAAGTATGTAAAAGAATTTGGGCCGCGGCCGTTCAAACCGCTTCGCCGCTTTTTTAAGGTCTATTTACGCGGATTTCGCGGGGCGAGTCAACTAAGACATCGCTTGATGAGCGCCGAGTCCACGGATGAAGTTCGTGAGGTGCTCGATCAATTTTAA
- a CDS encoding PQQ-dependent sugar dehydrogenase: MRTVKVALRPIVSKINLPTVLKTAFLPGDSMDSLFIATQAGEIFALGNGRIKPFLDIRQRIIKLGSDGGYDERGLLGLAFHPQFYRNGLFYLHYTAAGTQGPGALAGTFESFQPNPCDPKTLNLRWTDRETRFDHIDTVEEWILQSNGQPQKRRTLLNMRRPFFNHNGVNSLNFSPETGRLVLTTGDGGSGYDPFNLSQNPMEIAGKIIEIDVDKQVAISNPPVVTRFHELPVPIQGTLTVMAKGVRNIPGISFQRVSNQYLKFVGNVGQDLSESVYSFTHYQPIPVTQLVQSESDPEGWMNFGWRGWEGTIPTSTVRGCSGNQTLNEKTIAYYEEAIKTSTKRLPPLTGYFHQDPRRDKFSGTALTGVQPYIGNGISDLTGSVVFTDLARKTESQSPVRGALGYTKVRTDGKFNDFGLIEPNYDFGSGSAYYVSLGTNQAHTRLFLGVYGSTNVTDFHQGTVFEVVR, encoded by the coding sequence TTGAGAACAGTTAAGGTCGCTTTACGGCCCATTGTCAGCAAAATCAATTTACCTACGGTTTTGAAAACTGCATTTCTTCCCGGGGATTCAATGGACAGCTTATTTATTGCCACCCAGGCAGGAGAGATCTTTGCCCTCGGAAATGGGAGGATCAAGCCTTTTTTAGATATTCGTCAGCGAATCATCAAGCTTGGCTCCGATGGGGGATACGACGAACGGGGGTTGCTCGGGCTGGCGTTTCACCCGCAATTTTATCGTAACGGACTTTTCTATCTTCATTATACCGCAGCTGGAACCCAAGGTCCGGGGGCGCTTGCGGGTACTTTTGAATCTTTTCAGCCGAACCCGTGCGACCCGAAAACCTTAAACTTGAGATGGACAGATCGAGAAACGCGCTTTGATCATATCGACACCGTTGAAGAATGGATTTTGCAATCGAACGGCCAGCCCCAGAAACGACGAACGCTGCTTAACATGAGAAGACCTTTTTTTAACCATAACGGGGTCAACAGCTTGAATTTCTCACCTGAAACCGGAAGACTTGTATTAACGACCGGAGACGGTGGGTCGGGGTATGATCCCTTTAATCTCAGTCAAAATCCGATGGAAATCGCCGGAAAAATCATTGAAATCGATGTAGATAAACAAGTCGCGATCAGTAATCCTCCCGTAGTTACGCGTTTTCATGAGCTGCCTGTGCCGATTCAGGGAACGCTTACGGTCATGGCCAAAGGGGTTCGAAATATACCCGGTATTTCCTTTCAAAGGGTTTCCAATCAGTATCTCAAGTTTGTCGGAAATGTCGGACAGGATTTGTCAGAGTCCGTCTATTCCTTTACTCATTATCAGCCGATACCGGTCACTCAGCTTGTTCAATCGGAATCAGACCCGGAAGGATGGATGAACTTTGGCTGGCGGGGATGGGAAGGTACGATTCCAACTTCGACGGTTAGAGGCTGCTCAGGAAATCAGACTTTGAATGAGAAAACGATCGCCTATTACGAGGAGGCGATAAAAACTTCGACGAAGCGTCTTCCGCCTTTAACGGGTTATTTTCACCAAGATCCGCGCCGTGATAAATTCAGCGGCACCGCGCTGACAGGAGTCCAACCCTACATAGGGAATGGCATCTCCGATTTAACGGGAAGCGTTGTATTTACCGATCTTGCCCGGAAAACAGAATCGCAATCGCCGGTTAGAGGCGCCTTAGGTTATACGAAAGTAAGAACGGATGGGAAATTCAATGATTTTGGTTTGATTGAACCGAATTATGATTTTGGGTCCGGCTCCGCTTATTATGTGAGTTTAGGAACGAATCAGGCCCATACCCGGCTGTTTTTAGGCGTTTACGGGTCTACGAACGTGACTGACTTTCACCAAGGGACCGTTTTTGAGGTGGTTCGGTAG
- the rlmD gene encoding 23S rRNA (uracil(1939)-C(5))-methyltransferase RlmD: MPKAELPVQKNDIVEVTFSDLTHEGSAVAKVDGYTLFVPQALPGERASVKVLKTKKGYGFGKLLELHETSPERIEPPCPIYKQCGGCQLQHLSYEGQLKQKHRMVKETLARLGGLEDVPVHPVLGMEDPWRYRNKAQVPVGEREGGLIAGFYQRGSHRIIDMNECLIQEPTNDDVVQQVKEIADRYGVRAYDEKTHKGELRHVVVRYGQNSSEVMVIFVTKSTHLPSRKAIVREVTDAIDGVMSIVQNVNPKRTNTIFGEETLVLWGREVIYDTIGDVKFAISARSFFQVNPKQTKVLYEKALEYARLSGEESVVDAYCGIGTISLFLAKQAGHVYGVEVVPEAVEDARKNAELNAISNVTFEIGKAEDVIPAWHKQGVTTDVVVVDPPRKGCDEALLATIVAMKPKRIVYVSCNPATLARDLKVLEAGGFQAQEVQPVDMFPQTVHVECVAQIVLREEAGTC, encoded by the coding sequence ATGCCGAAAGCGGAATTACCCGTACAAAAAAATGACATCGTCGAAGTGACGTTTTCAGATTTGACCCATGAAGGCAGCGCTGTCGCGAAAGTGGACGGCTATACGCTGTTCGTGCCGCAGGCGTTGCCCGGCGAACGTGCGTCGGTGAAAGTGCTGAAGACGAAAAAAGGGTATGGGTTCGGGAAATTGCTCGAACTGCACGAAACGAGTCCGGAGCGGATCGAACCGCCTTGTCCGATTTATAAACAATGCGGCGGCTGTCAGCTCCAGCATCTTTCCTACGAGGGCCAACTGAAGCAAAAACATCGCATGGTCAAAGAAACGCTGGCTCGGCTCGGCGGTTTGGAAGACGTACCCGTACATCCGGTGCTCGGCATGGAGGACCCGTGGCGCTACCGCAACAAGGCGCAAGTGCCGGTCGGCGAGCGCGAAGGCGGCTTGATCGCCGGCTTTTACCAGCGCGGCTCGCACCGCATCATCGATATGAACGAATGTCTCATTCAAGAACCGACGAACGACGACGTCGTGCAACAGGTGAAAGAGATTGCCGACCGGTACGGCGTACGTGCGTATGATGAAAAGACGCATAAAGGTGAGCTGCGCCACGTCGTTGTCCGGTACGGGCAAAACAGCAGCGAGGTCATGGTGATTTTCGTTACGAAAAGTACGCATTTGCCGAGCCGCAAGGCAATCGTCCGCGAGGTGACCGATGCGATCGACGGCGTGATGTCGATCGTGCAGAACGTGAATCCGAAGCGGACGAATACGATTTTCGGCGAAGAAACGCTGGTGTTATGGGGCCGAGAGGTCATTTATGACACGATCGGCGACGTGAAATTCGCGATCTCGGCGAGATCGTTCTTCCAAGTGAATCCGAAGCAGACGAAAGTGCTTTATGAAAAAGCGCTTGAGTATGCGAGGTTGAGCGGGGAAGAAAGCGTCGTAGACGCGTATTGCGGAATCGGCACGATTTCGCTGTTTTTGGCGAAGCAAGCCGGACATGTGTACGGCGTGGAAGTGGTGCCGGAGGCGGTCGAGGACGCCCGGAAGAACGCGGAGCTGAACGCGATCTCGAACGTGACGTTCGAGATCGGGAAAGCGGAGGACGTGATTCCGGCGTGGCACAAGCAAGGGGTGACGACGGACGTAGTCGTCGTCGACCCGCCGCGGAAGGGATGCGACGAGGCTCTTCTGGCGACGATCGTCGCCATGAAGCCGAAGCGCATCGTGTATGTTTCGTGCAATCCCGCGACGTTAGCGCGGGATTTGAAGGTGCTGGAAGCCGGAGGCTTCCAGGCGCAGGAGGTGCAGCCGGTGGATATGTTCCCGCAGACGGTTCACGTCGAATGCGTTGCGCAGATCGTTTTAAGAGAAGAAGCAGGAACCTGTTAA